A window of Candidatus Lokiarchaeota archaeon genomic DNA:
ACTCTCTAAGGAGGAAATATCAAAACAGTTCGACAAACAACTTCAACCATTGGCAAATGACTTCCGTTCGAATCTGGAAAAAGCAGCTCAAGACGCTATTGAGAAAGCCAGCGATCAGAACAAGACGAAACTCGATAACCAAGTGCAGAGATTACGCCGAGACATGAAGAAACAAGCCAAGTTGGCGTTCGATGATTTTGCAGAAAAATCTGAGAAATCAATTACAGAAATCTTCAACAAGAATAAGGCAAATTTGAAGGAATATACCGAGTCAGTTACGGAAAATCTTGAGAAACAAGCAGAACAGGCCATTAGTGAGGCATATGACAAACAGAAGACACGTATTTCACAAGAGGTAGTGAGTATACGAACAGGAATAGAACAGGAAGCAACAGAGTTCTTCAAAGACTTGATAGAACCACTGCAGGATGAAATAAGAGAAACTGCAAAGAAGCAACTACGTGAGGCCGGTGGCCAAGTCAAAGAAGATATCCTGTTAGATGTTGAAAAGACTACATCAAAAATCATAGCTGAGAAGCTCAAAGAAACAAGTGACGCATTACAGGAATGAGACCACTATCGGATTGGTCTGCAATAGATTGCTATCCCAAAGCGAAATGGAGTGCAAATGCATGGAACTGGAAATCGAACCGGTAGAAGTATCGCTTCCAATTGAGGAGGCTGAATTACTGATACTTGTTTTCGATGGGTCAAGGAGCATGTCTTGGAAAAAGACGACTGTAGATGAGAAATCGAAGGTGGAGCATCTTATGGATATTGCAGAAGACCTCATTATTCGTCTAAAGGAAAGCTCCCAATGTGATAGATACCGAGTGGCACCAGTCTATTTCGCGACTGATGTGGTTCCGTCAGACCCAGTATATAGCAATCCAAGAAATACGGAGATAGAGAATCCGGTGAAAGTGGCGAATTATGGCAAGACTGCCATTGCAAAGGCACTCAACAAATGCCAAGAAATATACGAAGACTTTCTCAATGATGAAACTCTACCAAATATCAAATACTGCACAGTATATCTGTTCACAGATGGGAAAGATCATGTCGATGGGAAATCGGCAGTCCGAGAAGAGGCAAACAACCTCAAGAGATTCTTAGCAGATAGAGCACAACAACCCAATTTGGCAACTATTGCTTTTGGAGACAAGGCAGATAGGAAGTTGCTTGAGGAGATATCATCGCGATTATCGAAACGACAGAAAAGACACCTCAGTAACAAGCGTGTTCTGAAGTACTTACCAAACAAAGATAAAATGTTCATAGAAGGGCATTCAGAGGGGATGATTACTGAAGAAACAGCTGAAGCACTAAAGCAGTTTGTTTGGGTCTTGTCACAGACTGCAAAACAGTAGAGGGGCAAAAAAGC
This region includes:
- a CDS encoding VWA domain-containing protein, coding for MTHYRNETTIGLVCNRLLSQSEMECKCMELEIEPVEVSLPIEEAELLILVFDGSRSMSWKKTTVDEKSKVEHLMDIAEDLIIRLKESSQCDRYRVAPVYFATDVVPSDPVYSNPRNTEIENPVKVANYGKTAIAKALNKCQEIYEDFLNDETLPNIKYCTVYLFTDGKDHVDGKSAVREEANNLKRFLADRAQQPNLATIAFGDKADRKLLEEISSRLSKRQKRHLSNKRVLKYLPNKDKMFIEGHSEGMITEETAEALKQFVWVLSQTAKQ